CATATTCCATTTTTCCCCGAAAGCTTGATACCAATCATGATTTATAATCCTATGTTTTCGTCCCAAAATTTTAGAAGGTTCATCTTTCTTCTTATGAATATCAAAATAAGGCCTTCCATAAACGATCAAATCTATTACTGCGTGAACCCAGCAGTTAGGCATTAGATGTTTCCTTTCAAAATTGCATATTTATAACTCCTAAAAAAGATTTTGATATATTCATATTAAGCTATTTCGCAATCCAATGCCCGCCTTTATCAGGGCCAACTCTCTTGATGAGACCTTTTTCTTTGAGTTTATTTATATTATAATCCACAGCTTTTTTAGTCAGATTTCCTTCTTGTTGCAATATTTTTTTACTTATAGCGGGATTTTTAAGGATATACTCTATAATGGTTTGCTGTATTACCGATATTTTTTCTACCCCCTGTTCTACCCCCTTTTCTACTCCCTGCTTTCTATCCAGATAAAATGTTATCTTTAGTAATCGAAATCCCCTTCCACAATCAATTTATGTCATATTGTTTGCGTGCTGTTTAATTTCTTTTTTCAACTCAATGAGCAATTGTTTTTCTGTAGGCAGGTATAATTGATATTGACTTGCCAGAATCGTCTTATTTCGTTCAGGCAATGAAAACTTTACAACAGCGTCATTTTTGTCGGCGCAAAGTAAAATACCAATCGTGGGATTTTCCTCAGGACGCTTCTCCATGCGGTCATAGTAGTTCACATACATTTGAAGCTGGCCTAAATCCTGATGAGTAAGTTTTTGCGTTTTGATTTCAATGACCACAAAACACCGCAATAATCGGTTGTAAAAAAGCAAATCCACAAAGAATTCATCGCCGTCGATATGTATGCGTTTTTGACGGGCTACAAAGGCAAAACCATTACCCAATTCAAGTAAAAACTCCTGGAGATTGGTAATAATAGCAGATTCAAGGTCTTTTTCATAGTATTCCGCTTTATGCTTCAAGCCGAGAAATTCTAAAAACATAGGGTCTTTTATGATTTCTTGCGGCTCTTCAGGCATCTTCTCTTTGCGAGCTACAGCTAAAACTTTTTCTTTATTGTTACTTAACAACAATCGCTCATACAGCCCTGAGTTTATCTGTCTCTCCAATTCCCTGCCGGTCCAATTATTATTAACCGCTTCGAGCAAATAGTATTCTCTTTTATCCTGATTCCCAATACGTAATAAAAGCCGATATTGGCTCCAGTTCAATTGCGAACGCAGTGCGTTCGCAATTGGATAAGTTCTGTAAAATTGCCTGCTGATTTCCAGAATTCTTACTGAAAACCCGCTTCCATATTCCGGTTCAAGTTCTCCAGCCAGATTCCTGGTAAGATAATCACCATAACCAGCCCGCTCTTTGCCCTGCTGTTCTTCTTCAAATATTCTTTTCCCGATATGCCAGTACATTAATACACGCTGGAAGTCCACATTGCGAATGGCC
The nucleotide sequence above comes from bacterium. Encoded proteins:
- a CDS encoding winged helix-turn-helix transcriptional regulator, which translates into the protein MDCGRGFRLLKITFYLDRKQGVEKGVEQGVEKISVIQQTIIEYILKNPAISKKILQQEGNLTKKAVDYNINKLKEKGLIKRVGPDKGGHWIAK
- a CDS encoding PDDEXK nuclease domain-containing protein, with the translated sequence MMRKNFISEIKEIINQSRVAAIRNVDFQRVLMYWHIGKRIFEEEQQGKERAGYGDYLTRNLAGELEPEYGSGFSVRILEISRQFYRTYPIANALRSQLNWSQYRLLLRIGNQDKREYYLLEAVNNNWTGRELERQINSGLYERLLLSNNKEKVLAVARKEKMPEEPQEIIKDPMFLEFLGLKHKAEYYEKDLESAIITNLQEFLLELGNGFAFVARQKRIHIDGDEFFVDLLFYNRLLRCFVVIEIKTQKLTHQDLGQLQMYVNYYDRMEKRPEENPTIGILLCADKNDAVVKFSLPERNKTILASQYQLYLPTEKQLLIELKKEIKQHANNMT